One window of Fusobacterium pseudoperiodonticum genomic DNA carries:
- a CDS encoding type III toxin-antitoxin system ToxN/AbiQ family toxin — protein MGVKIYIIQEKYIDYLRESDEKVLKNKSEKRPYIGIVFKQGNFDYFSPLGSPKEKHKLMKRRLDFIKIRNGELGIINLNNSIPIKGNEIRLLDIDALKNSSNISDRKYGTLCEDQLIWCDNNFEVIEKNFKKLYSLYINNKLPESLKERCCNFSLLEEKSLDYHKGIQYNCLTGNLINIELHSSGENKWIAKKDIEKFEIEKKEDAKEITADIYLKMSEKELKEYIKIKEKEETKNLSDEEKLYQVPITYYNISDLKITKEIEQKFVPMKEKEKSQDIEKSKGQCIGD, from the coding sequence GTGGGAGTAAAAATTTATATTATCCAAGAGAAATATATTGATTATTTAAGAGAGAGTGATGAAAAGGTTCTAAAAAATAAATCAGAAAAAAGACCATATATTGGAATAGTTTTTAAACAAGGAAATTTTGATTATTTTTCTCCATTAGGTTCTCCAAAAGAAAAGCATAAACTCATGAAAAGAAGGTTAGATTTTATAAAAATAAGAAATGGTGAATTAGGAATAATCAATTTAAATAATTCTATACCAATAAAAGGAAATGAAATAAGATTATTAGATATTGATGCTTTAAAAAATTCTTCTAATATATCTGATAGAAAATATGGAACATTATGTGAAGATCAGTTAATATGGTGTGATAATAACTTTGAAGTAATTGAAAAAAACTTTAAAAAGTTATATTCACTATATATAAATAATAAACTTCCTGAATCTTTAAAAGAAAGATGTTGCAATTTTAGCTTATTGGAAGAAAAATCTTTAGATTACCATAAAGGAATACAATATAATTGCCTTACAGGAAACTTAATAAATATTGAATTGCACTCTTCAGGAGAAAATAAATGGATAGCTAAAAAAGATATTGAAAAATTTGAAATAGAAAAGAAAGAGGATGCAAAAGAAATAACAGCTGATATATATTTAAAAATGTCTGAAAAAGAATTAAAAGAATATATAAAAATCAAAGAAAAGGAAGAAACTAAAAACCTATCCGATGAAGAAAAACTTTATCAAGTACCTATAACTTACTATAATATATCAGATTTAAAGATAACAAAAGAGATCGAACAAAAGTTTGTACCAATGAAAGAGAAAGAAAAGTCACAAGATATTGAAAAATCAAAAGGTCAATGTATTGGAGATTAA
- the cptIN gene encoding type III toxin-antitoxin system CptIN family toxin: MDIKKNGFYLIKKEFFDKINDPYIPTKEKRPVFFCIQDKKNSELWWVIPMTSQLDKANKFIRKYGEEKCYKFEINTTMDKSVFNIQDLFPITSKYIDREFKIDGVHYVIKDKNLIKKVEKKASKVISMAMVGEKMLNTSVNVQRIKNILEQEINSEKNKKLEVEKIDINKSNGQIINYNCLTGEAINIENHSSGENKWIAKKDVKKLEIEKKDNIKEKIGKIAVMMTEKEMEDYKKNRGMETKEITNPSNEKKLYIIPVPYYNISDLKITKEIEQKFVPMKEKEKSQEIDKSKGQGIGD, from the coding sequence ATGGATATTAAAAAAAATGGATTTTATCTAATAAAAAAAGAATTTTTTGATAAAATAAACGATCCATATATTCCAACAAAGGAGAAAAGACCAGTTTTCTTTTGTATTCAAGATAAAAAGAATTCAGAATTATGGTGGGTTATACCTATGACTAGTCAACTAGATAAGGCTAATAAATTTATTAGGAAATATGGTGAAGAAAAATGTTATAAATTTGAAATTAATACAACGATGGATAAATCTGTTTTTAATATACAAGATCTATTTCCTATTACTTCAAAGTATATAGATAGGGAATTTAAAATAGATGGTGTTCATTATGTTATTAAAGATAAAAATCTAATAAAAAAAGTTGAAAAAAAAGCATCAAAAGTAATATCTATGGCAATGGTTGGTGAAAAAATGTTAAATACTTCAGTCAATGTCCAAAGAATAAAAAATATTTTAGAACAAGAAATCAATAGTGAAAAAAATAAAAAATTAGAAGTTGAAAAAATAGATATTAATAAGTCAAATGGACAAATAATTAACTATAATTGCCTTACTGGAGAAGCAATAAATATAGAAAATCATTCTTCAGGAGAAAATAAATGGATAGCTAAAAAAGATGTTAAAAAATTAGAGATTGAGAAAAAAGATAATATTAAAGAAAAAATTGGAAAAATAGCTGTAATGATGACAGAAAAAGAAATGGAAGACTATAAAAAGAATAGAGGTATGGAAACAAAAGAAATTACTAATCCTTCAAATGAAAAAAAGTTATACATTATACCAGTACCTTATTATAATATTTCAGATTTAAAAATAACAAAAGAGATAGAGCAAAAGTTTGTCCCAATGAAAGAGAAAGAAAAGTCACAAGAAATTGATAAATCAAAAGGTCAAGGTATTGGAGATTAA
- a CDS encoding ParA family protein: protein MKRKIVLTYKKNGTFNQAVLTIDKKSLNILNLKQDEMVVYLSYLNNEITLKKTDNKRVEKIIIDKDGNLKELSKNINLNISHSNKEKGYFNYKLTIPVPIVKAMELDKDPNVDIRVEKNNIIITSLKNKDYKNYIVEEPEEIVFREEKSEYNQGGKMNNIFTVKVNKGGIGKTFFTVQIGHGLALQGYKVLLITSDSQNNILHYTKNKKEIDKYDLSKGLRHAVLYGDNRDLYIKIRENLYFLPTESSIFSESFEKKFDNFIEKKRIEYDYIFIDSIPTMDIDKKFMECSDQLIIPTFCDYSTYEGTLNVIEEVGANKIHSIVINLFKNTKIQKKYYAEFEKSLLGTGIVFPKPIKELSLIENLIENGKTIWESGSKLLIDAQNSFADVISKIIEKRS from the coding sequence ATGAAAAGAAAAATAGTTTTAACTTATAAAAAAAATGGAACTTTTAATCAAGCAGTCTTAACTATCGATAAAAAAAGCTTAAATATTCTTAATCTCAAACAAGATGAAATGGTGGTATATTTAAGTTATCTAAATAATGAAATAACATTAAAAAAAACAGATAATAAAAGAGTTGAAAAAATCATTATTGATAAAGATGGTAATTTAAAAGAACTATCAAAAAATATTAATTTAAATATATCGCATTCAAATAAAGAAAAAGGATATTTTAATTATAAATTAACTATTCCCGTCCCAATAGTAAAAGCTATGGAATTAGATAAGGATCCAAATGTTGACATAAGAGTTGAGAAAAATAATATTATAATAACTTCTTTGAAAAACAAAGATTATAAAAATTATATAGTTGAAGAGCCTGAAGAGATAGTTTTTAGAGAAGAAAAATCTGAATATAACCAAGGAGGAAAAATGAATAATATTTTCACAGTAAAGGTTAATAAAGGTGGAATTGGAAAGACATTTTTTACAGTTCAAATAGGACACGGATTAGCATTGCAAGGTTATAAGGTGTTACTTATTACTTCAGATAGCCAAAATAATATATTACATTATACAAAGAATAAAAAAGAAATAGATAAATATGATTTATCAAAAGGTTTAAGACATGCTGTACTTTACGGTGATAATAGAGATCTATATATAAAAATAAGAGAAAATTTATATTTTCTTCCAACAGAATCATCAATATTCTCTGAATCTTTTGAAAAGAAATTTGATAATTTTATAGAAAAAAAGCGTATAGAGTATGACTATATTTTTATAGACTCTATCCCAACAATGGATATAGATAAAAAATTTATGGAATGTTCTGATCAGCTTATAATACCTACTTTCTGTGATTACTCAACTTATGAAGGTACTTTAAATGTCATTGAAGAGGTAGGAGCTAATAAAATACACTCAATAGTTATAAATCTATTTAAAAATACTAAAATTCAAAAAAAATACTATGCAGAATTTGAAAAATCTTTATTAGGAACAGGAATTGTATTTCCAAAACCAATAAAAGAATTATCCCTAATTGAGAATTTAATTGAAAATGGAAAGACAATTTGGGAGTCAGGATCTAAATTATTAATAGATGCTCAAAATAGTTTTGCAGATGTTATTTCCAAAATTATAGAAAAAAGGAGTTAA
- a CDS encoding conjugal transfer protein TrbJ produces the protein MKKLKLLITTLLLVGISMNVSARGFGRKKGGGGLGQIVKILIAMQAKQALMETELGKELIEAVNQTQNQLKQIEMEMTNMLDLSRELTTGQLMKIQQDYQELMAIQNQFKDTISSFKNFEKTFKNTYADFKNLEGLTADEYIRKADDLLSATKDITKSSFAMAGLGDPSRLANDSQRITELMKVANTAEGQKAVLQAGVNMAAEQTKVLLELRTLLASSLKTQNAEEMRKIQNEKADLEHEKAVMTYKPSKEYKKPDLLNGRKW, from the coding sequence ATGAAGAAACTAAAATTATTAATCACAACATTGTTATTAGTTGGAATTTCTATGAATGTTTCAGCTAGAGGTTTTGGTAGAAAAAAAGGGGGAGGAGGATTAGGCCAAATTGTAAAAATATTAATTGCTATGCAAGCAAAACAAGCTTTAATGGAAACTGAGTTAGGTAAAGAATTAATAGAGGCAGTAAATCAAACTCAAAATCAATTAAAACAAATAGAGATGGAAATGACAAATATGTTAGACTTAAGTAGAGAACTTACAACTGGACAATTAATGAAAATACAGCAAGACTACCAAGAATTGATGGCTATTCAAAATCAATTTAAGGACACTATTTCATCATTTAAAAACTTTGAAAAAACTTTTAAAAATACTTATGCTGATTTTAAAAATTTAGAAGGTCTTACTGCTGATGAGTATATAAGAAAAGCTGATGACTTATTAAGTGCAACAAAAGATATAACTAAAAGTAGTTTTGCGATGGCTGGATTAGGAGACCCTAGTAGACTTGCTAATGATTCTCAAAGGATAACTGAATTGATGAAAGTAGCAAATACAGCTGAAGGACAAAAAGCTGTTTTACAAGCTGGAGTTAATATGGCTGCTGAACAAACAAAAGTATTATTAGAGTTGAGAACATTATTGGCTTCATCTTTAAAAACACAAAATGCTGAAGAAATGAGAAAGATACAAAATGAAAAAGCTGACCTAGAACATGAAAAAGCTGTAATGACCTATAAACCTAGTAAAGAATATAAGAAACCTGATTTACTAAATGGTAGAAAATGGTAG
- a CDS encoding tyrosine-type recombinase/integrase: MEFNKKGQEVKYIKTEDLKKIREYLRYKNKITFLSFVNIGVNVGLRISDLSTLRFENIDRRNWTYTLVEKKTKKKRIIKFNAVCKKAIKELEKYYEELEYSTKEGYLFKSLSPYKKKLRLDEPFTINGVSKEFKKIEEYLNIPYPLGSHSLRKTWGKNVYDATLNIALIMKAFNHSSPGITLKYIGIEEEDINKLYEGIEI, encoded by the coding sequence ATGGAATTTAACAAAAAAGGGCAGGAAGTTAAATATATAAAAACTGAAGATTTAAAGAAAATAAGAGAGTATTTAAGGTATAAAAATAAAATTACCTTCTTGTCCTTTGTGAATATTGGGGTAAATGTAGGGCTTAGAATTTCTGATTTATCTACTTTAAGATTTGAAAATATTGATAGAAGAAATTGGACTTATACTTTGGTTGAGAAAAAAACTAAGAAAAAAAGAATTATTAAATTTAATGCGGTCTGTAAAAAAGCTATTAAAGAATTAGAAAAATACTATGAAGAATTAGAGTACTCAACAAAAGAAGGATATTTATTTAAAAGTTTATCTCCATATAAAAAGAAATTAAGATTAGATGAACCTTTTACAATAAATGGAGTTTCCAAAGAGTTTAAAAAAATAGAAGAATATCTTAATATTCCTTATCCATTAGGTTCTCACTCACTTAGAAAAACCTGGGGGAAAAATGTTTATGATGCTACTTTAAATATAGCATTAATAATGAAGGCTTTTAACCATTCTTCACCAGGAATAACATTAAAATATATTGGTATTGAAGAAGAGGATATTAATAAATTGTATGAAGGGATTGAGATATAA
- a CDS encoding S26 family signal peptidase, with product MKINKRNFKILKIYLFFFIFMFLFKILARNYTVVITESLPLGIYKLYPIEDIKVGDIVQFKPDANTINFIKNRGYLPKIADTLIKEVVADYNNRDEIKIVYDTNLKLNFLYVGEKNYGPIYFKDSRGRDINPISLKDLKPKNSDEFLLLSSHYKSYDSRYFGLVNKKQILNKAKIKIKF from the coding sequence ATGAAAATTAATAAACGTAATTTTAAAATATTAAAAATCTATCTTTTTTTCTTTATTTTTATGTTTCTTTTTAAAATATTAGCAAGAAATTATACAGTTGTTATTACAGAAAGTCTCCCATTAGGAATTTACAAGCTCTATCCTATTGAGGATATTAAAGTTGGAGATATTGTTCAATTTAAACCTGATGCAAATACTATAAATTTTATAAAGAATAGAGGATATTTACCTAAAATAGCAGATACTTTAATCAAAGAAGTTGTAGCTGACTATAATAATAGAGATGAAATAAAAATTGTTTATGACACAAACTTAAAATTAAATTTTCTTTATGTTGGAGAAAAAAATTATGGCCCTATTTATTTTAAAGATTCTAGAGGTAGGGATATAAATCCTATATCACTTAAAGATTTAAAGCCAAAAAATTCTGATGAATTTTTATTACTTTCATCACACTATAAATCTTATGACAGCCGATATTTTGGACTTGTAAACAAAAAACAAATTTTAAATAAGGCAAAAATAAAAATAAAATTTTAG
- a CDS encoding type IV secretion system protein, whose product MVFTEILDNFIKILENVPGNLKSMCMTLLYFFSTIDIALTIYKNIDNPDFNYISWAKTKILKVGFIILAIKSYEWFLTLVKDFFLSIGTKGLGLSLSSNNYFNDPSAIWDKGREIGGLIIDQLSWRPATYIFILLGLLTYIGFFLLAMRIIICWVEYYFLTGFSIIFLPCGALELGVEYYKNVFKTIIGCSIKLGVFNMWLLICDKLMKSIMVAEKRYDLDAALVVCGTVYVLVAIMLSMPSITTGLLTGSPAVNAGAAMTAATGAMGHTYRGAKETLKEAFKGGKTGANLGSSGGAFVGSLGGPVGIATGKIVGGTLGAIGGATIGGSYAGGRYAVFKEKAKKKDDDGNSNNSSSNNSSSNNSNNSSGNTSSNGNNSNFNNSGSNNTVTNNQSSSVNNSITPVGGVTSNSQPSINNSNTSQNNVNSGNNSNSVANNPPDSNSSVTNNSPDSTPKEVSSSNTESSTGISNDANSNETRSNNNVSNIEKNNTTTTNTTSSIENNGKKSAIKVNGGEAGKLPDWMQGDY is encoded by the coding sequence ATGGTTTTTACTGAAATATTAGATAATTTTATTAAAATTTTAGAAAATGTTCCAGGTAATTTAAAAAGTATGTGTATGACATTATTGTATTTTTTTAGTACTATAGACATAGCTCTAACTATTTATAAAAATATTGATAATCCTGATTTTAATTATATAAGTTGGGCAAAAACGAAAATTTTAAAAGTTGGATTCATAATTCTAGCAATAAAAAGTTATGAGTGGTTTTTAACTCTAGTAAAAGATTTCTTTTTATCAATAGGAACAAAAGGATTAGGATTAAGTTTAAGTTCTAATAATTACTTTAATGATCCTTCAGCAATATGGGATAAAGGTAGAGAAATAGGAGGACTTATAATAGATCAACTTAGTTGGAGACCTGCTACTTATATTTTTATTTTGTTAGGGTTACTAACATATATTGGATTCTTTTTATTAGCTATGAGAATTATAATATGCTGGGTAGAGTATTATTTTTTAACTGGATTTTCTATAATATTTTTACCTTGTGGAGCATTAGAATTAGGGGTAGAATATTATAAAAATGTTTTTAAAACAATTATTGGTTGTTCAATTAAACTAGGTGTTTTTAATATGTGGTTATTAATATGTGACAAATTAATGAAAAGTATTATGGTTGCTGAAAAGAGATATGACTTAGATGCAGCTTTAGTTGTATGTGGGACTGTTTATGTTTTAGTAGCTATAATGCTAAGTATGCCTTCAATAACAACTGGTCTTTTAACAGGAAGTCCAGCTGTAAATGCTGGAGCGGCTATGACAGCTGCGACTGGAGCCATGGGACACACTTATAGAGGTGCTAAAGAAACTCTAAAAGAAGCTTTTAAAGGAGGAAAAACAGGAGCAAATCTTGGAAGTAGTGGAGGGGCATTCGTAGGAAGTCTTGGAGGTCCTGTAGGAATAGCTACTGGAAAGATTGTGGGAGGAACATTAGGAGCAATAGGTGGAGCAACCATAGGTGGTTCATATGCTGGCGGTAGATATGCAGTTTTTAAAGAAAAAGCAAAAAAGAAAGATGATGATGGCAATTCTAATAACTCTTCATCTAATAATTCATCATCAAATAACTCTAATAATAGTAGTGGGAATACTTCTTCAAATGGAAATAACTCAAATTTCAACAACTCAGGAAGTAATAATACAGTAACTAATAATCAATCTAGTTCTGTAAATAATTCTATTACACCTGTAGGAGGAGTAACATCTAACTCACAGCCATCTATAAATAATTCTAATACTTCTCAAAACAATGTTAATTCAGGGAATAATAGTAATTCTGTAGCTAATAATCCACCTGATTCTAATAGTTCAGTAACTAATAATTCACCTGATTCTACTCCTAAAGAAGTTTCATCATCTAATACAGAATCATCTACAGGTATTTCTAATGATGCAAATTCAAATGAAACTAGATCAAATAATAATGTTTCTAATATTGAAAAAAACAATACAACTACAACAAATACTACTAGCTCAATAGAGAATAATGGTAAAAAAAGTGCTATCAAAGTAAATGGTGGTGAAGCAGGAAAATTACCTGATTGGATGCAAGGTGATTATTAA
- a CDS encoding PBECR4 domain-containing protein yields the protein MSKFKELEEIKNDFEFYKDNLSNKNYCFIYSKSTNKQLTSLKNKTKLNNLVIFEIKFEESFYPHALGIKPYKMSIEELINKIKRNTLEIKDYQLSLTRGLKREALKKLPNTLKGSLIIGDYDNSKDAFDTNKLLGSTKNSRDASVGLIVIPTNINNKIQKYIPNSLQNEITKNYIINGTERKILFTLEKEKGQEKYNTILFKAKDTPIHNLYYNETIKQYLSVELQEIIKKQITNYNCLTGNLINIELHSSGENKWIAKKDVEKLEIEKKDNIKEKIGKIAVMMTEKEIEDYKKNRGIEAKKVTNPSNEKKLYIIPVPYYNISDLKITKEIEQKFVPMKEKEKSQEIDKSKGQGIGD from the coding sequence ATGAGTAAGTTTAAAGAGTTAGAAGAAATTAAAAATGACTTTGAATTTTATAAAGATAACTTATCAAATAAAAATTATTGTTTTATATATTCAAAATCTACAAACAAACAATTAACTTCATTAAAAAATAAAACTAAATTAAATAATCTAGTTATTTTTGAAATAAAATTTGAAGAATCATTTTATCCTCATGCACTTGGAATAAAGCCTTATAAAATGAGCATAGAAGAGCTAATAAATAAAATAAAAAGAAATACTCTTGAAATTAAAGATTATCAATTAAGTTTAACAAGAGGTTTAAAAAGAGAAGCTTTAAAAAAACTTCCTAATACATTAAAAGGAAGTTTAATTATTGGAGATTATGATAATTCTAAAGATGCTTTTGATACAAATAAATTATTGGGATCTACAAAAAACTCAAGGGATGCATCTGTAGGATTGATAGTTATTCCCACAAATATAAATAATAAGATTCAAAAGTATATTCCAAATTCTCTACAAAATGAAATTACAAAAAACTATATAATAAATGGAACTGAAAGAAAAATTCTTTTTACTCTTGAAAAAGAAAAAGGGCAAGAAAAATACAATACTATTTTATTTAAAGCTAAGGATACGCCTATTCATAATTTATATTATAATGAAACTATCAAACAATATTTATCTGTCGAACTACAAGAAATAATAAAAAAACAAATAACCAATTATAATTGTCTTACAGGAAACTTAATAAATATTGAATTGCACTCTTCAGGAGAAAATAAATGGATAGCTAAAAAAGATGTTGAAAAATTAGAAATTGAGAAAAAAGATAATATTAAAGAAAAAATTGGCAAAATAGCTGTAATGATGACAGAAAAAGAAATAGAAGACTATAAAAAGAATAGAGGTATAGAAGCAAAAAAAGTTACTAATCCTTCAAATGAAAAAAAGTTATACATTATACCAGTGCCTTATTACAATATTTCAGATTTAAAAATAACAAAAGAGATAGAGCAAAAGTTTGTCCCAATGAAAGAGAAAGAAAAGTCACAAGAAATTGATAAATCAAAAGGTCAAGGTATTGGAGATTAA